A portion of the Nitratidesulfovibrio termitidis HI1 genome contains these proteins:
- the tmk gene encoding dTMP kinase — translation MFITFEGMEGSGKSTALNRVQQALLDEGHGVLLTREPGGSRLGRTLRSILLDLANDDIVSEAELFLYLADRAQHVGQVIRPALAEGVVVLSDRYADSTVVYQGYGRGLDPERLRELNDMAVGGLWPDLTLVFDLPPEEGLRRAMSRNLREGTSVSEGRFEAEHLAFHARVREGYLTWAALHPARFRVVDATRTPDEVFEDVMRAVRSVLAASPATAPAHV, via the coding sequence ATGTTCATCACCTTTGAAGGAATGGAAGGCTCCGGCAAGAGCACGGCCTTGAACCGCGTGCAGCAGGCGCTGCTGGACGAAGGGCACGGAGTGCTGCTGACGCGCGAGCCGGGCGGCAGCCGTCTGGGGCGCACGCTGCGCTCCATCCTGCTGGACCTTGCCAATGACGACATCGTGTCCGAGGCGGAGCTGTTCCTGTACCTGGCCGACCGTGCCCAGCACGTGGGGCAGGTGATCCGCCCGGCCCTGGCCGAAGGCGTGGTGGTGCTGTCCGACCGCTACGCCGACTCCACCGTGGTCTATCAGGGCTACGGGCGCGGGCTGGACCCGGAACGGCTGCGCGAACTGAACGACATGGCCGTGGGCGGACTGTGGCCCGACCTGACCCTGGTGTTCGACCTGCCGCCGGAAGAAGGCCTGCGCCGGGCCATGTCGCGCAACCTGCGCGAGGGCACCAGCGTTTCCGAAGGGCGGTTCGAGGCGGAGCACCTTGCCTTTCACGCCCGGGTGCGCGAAGGCTATCTGACGTGGGCCGCGCTGCATCCGGCGCGGTTCCGGGTGGTGGATGCCACCCGCACGCCCGACGAGGTGTTCGAGGACGTCATGCGCGCCGTGCGGTCCGTCCTGGCGGCCTCTCCGGCAACCGCTCCGGCGCACGTCTAA
- a CDS encoding histone deacetylase family protein, with protein sequence MLEAKNRLGIIFFPAFDWAISATHPEREERLLYTQDQLREEGLFDIAGITEYKPEIATREDVERVHFCIPGVESVCTKSHLISAGGAITAGRLVMEKEEEKAFALVRPPGHHAMKVVHGNRGFCNINIEAVMLEHIREHYGPLRVAIVDTDCHHGDGTQDIYWNDRDTLFISLHQDGRTLYPGTGFPHELGGPNAMGRTLNIPLPPGTSDKGFLHVIDNLVLPVLEDFKPDLIINSAGQDNHFSDPITNMNFSARGYAMLNRRLNPDIAVLEGGYAIQGALPYVNLGICLAMAGLDFDGVREPEFDPAAIAQSDQVSAYIERLCDEMLKVWRKPPALPKQGERSGDWWVRTKDIYYDTDSISESQVESVLLCPDCSGTVKIETWSTVNPLSVGIEIPISACDRCAGIGRRLLEEAHLKGNYRYVQCIDRKAKRYTRYGF encoded by the coding sequence ATGCTGGAAGCAAAGAACCGGCTGGGCATCATCTTCTTTCCGGCCTTCGACTGGGCCATCAGCGCCACCCATCCGGAACGCGAGGAACGGCTGCTCTACACGCAGGACCAACTGCGCGAGGAAGGGCTGTTCGATATCGCGGGCATCACCGAGTACAAGCCGGAAATCGCCACCCGCGAAGACGTGGAGCGCGTGCACTTCTGCATTCCCGGCGTGGAGAGCGTGTGCACCAAGTCGCACCTCATCTCCGCCGGGGGGGCCATCACCGCCGGGCGACTGGTGATGGAGAAGGAGGAGGAAAAGGCCTTCGCGCTGGTGCGTCCGCCGGGTCACCACGCCATGAAGGTGGTGCACGGCAACCGGGGGTTCTGCAACATCAACATCGAAGCCGTGATGCTCGAACACATCCGCGAGCACTACGGCCCGTTGCGCGTGGCCATCGTGGACACCGACTGCCACCACGGCGACGGCACGCAGGACATCTACTGGAACGACCGCGACACCCTGTTCATCTCGCTGCATCAGGATGGCCGTACCCTGTACCCCGGCACCGGCTTTCCGCACGAACTGGGCGGCCCCAACGCCATGGGCCGCACCCTGAACATTCCGTTGCCGCCCGGCACCTCCGACAAGGGCTTCCTGCACGTCATCGACAACCTGGTGCTGCCGGTGCTGGAAGACTTCAAGCCCGACCTGATCATCAATTCCGCCGGGCAGGACAACCACTTTTCCGACCCCATCACCAACATGAACTTCTCGGCCCGGGGCTACGCCATGCTGAACAGGCGGCTGAACCCCGACATCGCCGTGCTGGAAGGCGGCTACGCCATTCAGGGCGCATTGCCGTACGTCAATCTGGGCATCTGCCTGGCCATGGCCGGGCTGGATTTCGACGGGGTGCGCGAGCCGGAATTCGATCCGGCGGCCATCGCCCAGTCGGACCAGGTGAGCGCGTACATCGAGCGGCTGTGCGACGAGATGCTGAAGGTGTGGCGCAAGCCCCCGGCCCTGCCCAAGCAGGGCGAACGCTCCGGCGACTGGTGGGTGCGCACCAAGGATATCTACTACGATACCGACTCCATCAGCGAGAGCCAGGTGGAGTCGGTGCTGCTGTGCCCGGACTGTTCGGGCACGGTGAAGATAGAGACGTGGTCCACGGTGAACCCGCTCAGCGTGGGCATCGAGATTCCCATCAGCGCCTGCGACAGGTGCGCGGGCATTGGCCGTCGCCTGCTGGAGGAGGCCCACCTGAAGGGCAATTACCGCTACGTGCAGTGCATTGATAGAAAAGCAAAGAGATACACGCGTTACGGGTTTTAG